GCGTTGAAGACCCGACCGGTGGTGTGGATTCCCACGATGCGTCCGGTCGCGAGGTGGATGACGCGTTGAATCACCCCGACGCAGGCGATGCGCTGCGCGGCGTGCCAGGAGGTGCGCACATCGAGCCCGTCCAGGTGGGCCCAACCGGACTGGCTCTCGAAGTCCTCAGCACTGATCGTGACCACCAGCGTGGGTGGCGCCCCGCCGAGGGTCGGGGCGTCTGCCGCTCCGGCGGCGAGGTTGAGGATGGCGGCGAGGGCGTCGTGGCGTTTCTGCGGGCTGGTTCGCTCGTCCGGCGGCGGCAGCTGCTCAGTCTGGGTGCCGTCACAGGTGCCACTGTCGTGGCCATCGAAGTCATGGCCATCGAAGCCGTGGCCATCGAGGCCGTGGCAGTCGCGACCGTCGTTGTCGGCGCTGTCACTGAGCGCTCTGTCATCGCACCCGGCTGCCGCCTCGCTGGTTGCCGTCACGTCGCTGACCGCGGCCGCTTCTTGGTCGAAGTTGACGTCGCCTTTGGTGCTGCGGGGGTTGATGATCGCGCTGAGGAGGCATTCGAGCTGGCTGGCGGTCTCGGGCATCAGGTGCCCGTTGATCGGTACCAGCCCGTCTTTGGGTTTGCCGAGGGTGAGGCCGCGTCGGGCCAGCGCGCGTTTCTCGGTGGGTTCGGCGCCGTCGGGGTCGGCGTAGGCGGTGATGCGCCGCGCCAGCGCTGCGAGGTCGTCCGCATCCAGCGGTGGAAGAGCTGCATCCGCGCCAGGGCAGTCGGCATCGACGCCGGCGTCGGTGTCCTCGCCGACGCCATCCCCGACTGTGGCGTTGTTGCCGTGGCCGCAGGCATACGCGGCGAGGATCTGGTCGGCTTCGGCCAGATCGTCGGTGGAGATCCGCGCCGCAGCCTCGGTGAGCGGTCTGGTGGCGGCCAGGAACGTCGCGGCGCTGATCGCGCCCTCACGCAGTGCAGCAGCCAGGTGCGGGAAACGTCCGGG
The nucleotide sequence above comes from Epidermidibacterium keratini. Encoded proteins:
- a CDS encoding HNH endonuclease signature motif containing protein is translated as MSQFRLVCVAVMSVATDLIEHMNEQVVELSVAGELAAARDVYARAVRRATTALATEALSDRELIATLKLGGQHARLSDALLVAAIEQVHERNTAPRDERLTTRLGAKDAAELVRAATLCSGKAARTLMGAAKVTGRERCLTTGQLLPGRFPHLAAALREGAISAATFLAATRPLTEAAARISTDDLAEADQILAAYACGHGNNATVGDGVGEDTDAGVDADCPGADAALPPLDADDLAALARRITAYADPDGAEPTEKRALARRGLTLGKPKDGLVPINGHLMPETASQLECLLSAIINPRSTKGDVNFDQEAAAVSDVTATSEAAAGCDDRALSDSADNDGRDCHGLDGHGFDGHDFDGHDSGTCDGTQTEQLPPPDERTSPQKRHDALAAILNLAAGAADAPTLGGAPPTLVVTISAEDFESQSGWAHLDGLDVRTSWHAAQRIACVGVIQRVIHLATGRIVGIHTTGRVFNAAQRRAIIARDRECVIPGCHTPAAWCEIHHVHDWALGGKTHTDNGVLLCWFHHRTLGYNGWHIRMTDGLPQVRGPQWWDPHRRWHQVHTTLARAG